GAATGAATTTTTGGTATGTATTTTGAACATTTTTCGAgaccttttcttttgaatatacTAACGAAATCTTTACAGGAAGAAATTGGATTTGAGGACATTTGATGTGAAAAGCAATTGGTTGTTCCGTACCGGAACACTTGCTATTTTACTTATCAtgattgtttttttttcttattctttgctattattatcaaattaTATATAGGTAAATAATCTTACACTAGTTTATAAGTGTCACGAACGATGAAATGGAAACTTGGGGGGGAAGGCTCAAAAAACATACTGTGTGTTTATGGGGCTGCCTTTGCTAGTTGTTGAGGGGTGAGAACCGCAATTACTGACAAACGTTACTGATTTGtaatattcaaaaactcCTTGCATTGCCTTCCCGTTGGCCAAAATAGTAGTCGTTGACAAAGAGTACGGCGTCGATTCTAAAGTTGGTGAGGGGATTTGCTCGCATATAGTTGTCAGTTCCTGTGCTAAAACTGAAGCAATaacagaaaatattgaaaaacagCGAAGTAACTGCATCTTAATTGAAAATGTATGAAGTAGGTATAATATTTTGGCACACAAGTGACTGTTGAGAGCTTACAATCATTCTAGAATGAGGAATACGTCAAAATGGAAACTTAACATATCACCTCTTCTTACAACTATTTATATTGTATATTTACAAGGGAAATCAATTGCCTGATATTCAGTATATTGGATCTGAAGGTATGAAACAGTCCCTTAATTAAGCTTTAGATGCGGACAgaagtttttttgttaaacTTGCATGTCAAATTTCAAACTGCGTGTAATTACCGTATTCGGAAATTACATGGTTTCAGTAATTTTGCAATAAACGCAGCAACCGGTGATGGCGAAGTTTTACCATCAAACAATAACTTATAATAACTGAATGCCGGCAGGTTGAAAcaaattcttgaaaattaGTCATTTATTCTATTGTGCGAATGTAATCCACTGAAATCATCTAAAGCACCATTACCATTGTCTAGCCTgtgaataaaaaaatatgggaGTATAATGATAGAGAAGTGGATGGTAGATTATACCTCGCGAATGAATTATACAGAAAATAATActaaattgaaatatttaaaaatgatttaaaagaaaaatattcattgtaCATAATAAGTTCGAGCATAAATCTTAACGAGAAGTAGCAGCAACCTTTTGGAAAGCACCCTTAGCTTGTTGCTTGGAGAACTTAGAACTTTGAGTACCAGCAGACTTAGCCTTTTCAGCCTTTCTAGCAGCCTTTTCagccttcttcttttctttgttggccttcaatttttcttctctgtTAGCCTTTCTAACTTCTGGCTTCAAAGATCTTCTTTCCTTGATCAAGTCCAAAGAAGCACCGGTAATTGGTCTTTGGGCCTTAACGGTTTTTCTAGATCTCTTCTTAGCAACTTCTTCGGTGATACCCTTCTTGTGATGCTTTCTGAATAAGACAGTCCAAGCGATTCTTCTTGGgttctttctttgcttGAACAAAGAGGCAGATTTGGAGTTTTGGAATCTGAAGATTTTGGAGTCACCACGGACAAACAAGGTACCTCTGCCTGGGTAGATTTTGGCACCTGAAAAAGAATCGATTTCAACCTTCATTTTATCACTATATTAATCCACGTTTTTCAaacatatttgaaaaaaaaaatgttagTAAGTCTATGCTTTTCATAGGTAGCCATCTTGTCAATATAAATAATGGTAATCCGCATGGTTGTTCAGGCGTTCGCAAAATTGTAGGAAGAGGAGAACGTGGAAATATGGACTTTTTGCAAATTCAGAATTCATTTTACTAGGTTCTTGCAACATGGATAACATCTCACGCTGTTATTTTTCATGCTTCTCCATATCGTATATATGTAATGAAGCATTTTCATTGGGTTTCCTGCTCAAAGGTTGACATATATTATAAGTTATACTGGAACAAGCCACAATCCTGTCAAAGTCTAAATTCCGGTGTATTGGCTATCTGAAGCTCTCTCATATATTAATACATTGCTTTCTAGCACAACGCTGCCCTCGGTCGCCATTAATTATGAATCATCATCATATAGGGACATACCTCTCAAGTTATTGTCTTGGTGTCTTGCTTAACTTGGCAATAGCAACAGCGCAAACTGCGTAAACGTACTAAAATACACACCATCCGTTGAATATATCATGCAGTACATTGACAGTATATCACTTCTGGATAGGACGCCAACCGCCAGTCTGTGTGGTATTTCCTCCCGTCTCTGCGTGCCAGACGGGATCAGCCCGTCTATTCTCGTGTCGTCCTGCCTGGAGAGACTGAACCCCCATCTAGCACCGCAGTAAGGATCATTACTTTGTAGGCGGGAAATAAGAGGTTCAACAAGgaccaaaaaaaaaaacactaAAATCTGAGATCAAAAATATGTGGTGCACAGATGTAACGTTCCAAAATGTATGGATGGTAAGGTCTTTTTCCAAGAAAcgtatctttttttcagctaGGGCCGcatttaaatttttttttttttcaattttttttcctattgGAGACGGAATGGCAAAGCTCACGCTGGGCGATAGCACGTAACCACGCTGGTGTATTTTCATCCTAATCATTCTCTTTCATCTATTTCGATAAGCTACTTAATGTCGAAGTTTTAACTTCCATTTGTTGGAATGTTCATTACAGTTTATACTTACTCCTTGCTCTTTTATAATATAACCAAACAGACCGGAGTGTTTAAGAACCTACAGCTTATTCAATTAATCAATATACGCAGAGATGGTCAGTATAACATGATTTTATAACTATTTCGCTTTATTCTTTCATGGGATTAGCAAGAAGGCTTGGAATACAAACAtgaattttcaaagtttaTTCCTGCTCTTGTGTTTGAGAGAGTCCGTTCAAAGGATGCTTCTCCATGACTGTGAAATAAAAGTGAGATATGCAAAAACTTTGAATAATCTACTAACAAGTTAATACGTTATTTTTTATCGTTTACATTTCAACAGGCCCCAGTTAAATCCCAAGAATCTATCAACCAAAAGTTGGCTTTGGTTATCAAGTCTGGTAAGTACACCTTAGGTTACAAGTCCACTGTCAAGTCTTTGAGACAAGGTAAGTCTAAGTTGATCATCATTGCCGCTAACACTCCAGTTTTGAGAAAGTCCGAATTGGAATATTACGCTATGTTGTCCAAGACTAAGGTCTACTACTTCCAAGGTGGTAACAACGAATTGGGTACTGCTGTCGGTAAGTTATTCAGAGTCGGTGTTGTCTCTATTTTGGAAGCTGGTGACTCTGATATCTTGACCACCTTGGCTTAAATAAGGTAAGTTCAAACGATTTGTTGGAAGACAATTGGTTTGATGtgtatttttctataatatataaatcTTAGACTATTCATTAACCTTATTTTATTTACCTTCTACCCGAAAATGGGTTTCTTTTGCTGAAATAGTTCTTTCATGTAAATATTGTTTAAGCAGAAGGCATTCTTTGCCCTCTTGCTCGTGTGGGTTCCTTTCCGCTAATAATCAATCATTCTCATACTGTTCAATATCATAATTATCTCTGCGACGATTTTTCATCCGCCTCCTCCGAAACTGGAAAAAGCGATGagataaaattttcaggaATCCATCAGCAATTTTATATGATAGATAGAAGTCTATTACGTTGAGCTTCCAATTTTAAAGGAATACTGTCCATATTCATTGAAagcaaaataaaacataACCAGGAAATATGGTGAATGAAACAGGAGAAAGTCAAAAAGCGGCAAAAGGCACTCCAGTTAGTGGGAAGGTATGGAAGGCAGAAAAGACACCGCTGAGGGCCAAAAGCAGAGTCGTTAAGAACAAGAAGTTAACATCATGGGagttgaaaaaacaaaaaagactCGAAGATAAACAGTTCAAAGAAAGATTGAAGGCTTTGAAGGATGAGAAGGAAGAAGCTCGTCAAGCTAAAATAACCATGTTAAAGGAAAGAAGAGAGAAGAAGGAAGAGAATGAAAGATACGAACGTTTGGCTGCTAAGATGCATGCTAAGAAGGTTGAAAGAATGAGAAGAAGAGAGAAAAGGAACAAGGCTTTAAAAGAACGTTAGATCGAAAttctttctcaaaaaaaaaaaaaaataaattcaTATGGATAAGCACAATGGTATAAAGCATTATAGAAGGCTCATAGATACACAGGTCAATAACCTACAATGGTTAATATCTTAGCAGTAATTGTATAGTAATTTTATTTAAGAAATATCTCtttaagaagaaaaagaggtGCGGACTCATTATTAAGTCCTGACAAGGAGAAAATAAGGGCATCCCTAGACAGTTATTATTCACTaaaaactggaaaaaactaaaaattttttgaagccCGTATGGCTTATTATGCGAATTCTGTGGATCGAACACAGGACCTCCAGATAACTTGACcgaagttttttcttcagtcTGGCGCTCTCCCAACTGAGCTAAATCCGCATATATTTTATAGGAAAATCATCAACACGTACAAACCACATAAAGCGTAAGgataaaatcaaataaCGTTTGAACTGACACTAATCGGGCCAAATAATAGGagtatttattttaatTTATTCCTTGACTTGAATAAGTATGAAATTTTAACAACCATTctaaaaattaaaaattgataatTACCTGAATGTTATAATATACAAAGTGAAATGATAATGTAGATATGTAAATGAACTGAATAATCCCGTATATAAGAAGAGTAAGAAGTACTCGTGCACATTTCAATGCCAAACTTACATTCTTGCTTCctgtcttctttattttatctttaacCTATACCCTGGTGTATTTGTAGTTAGAAATTAGAACCGCAAATTTGTAAAACATCTATATCGTTAATGTCGTAATGGAAAAGATCTAATTACTGTTTTCTGATCTTTTATATGCATGTTTCTCTATTCGATTTAGAAAACTTatggaaaatattcaatCACACCGAAAGATTGTTCGATACCGTAATCACCGGGAGCCTTCCAGTAATCATTGTAAGTCGATAAGATTGTAACATCCAAGTCCATTTCATTCAAGATGTTTTGGACTGCAGTAATTTGGTTA
This sequence is a window from Saccharomyces cerevisiae S288C chromosome VII, complete sequence. Protein-coding genes within it:
- the AGA2 gene encoding Aga2p (Adhesion subunit of a-agglutinin of a-cells; C-terminal sequence acts as a ligand for alpha-agglutinin (Sag1p) during agglutination, modified with O-linked oligomannosyl chains, linked to anchorage subunit Aga1p via two disulfide bonds); translation: MQLLRCFSIFSVIASVLAQELTTICEQIPSPTLESTPYSLSTTTILANGKAMQGVFEYYKSVTFVSNCGSHPSTTSKGSPINTQYVF
- the RPL24A gene encoding 60S ribosomal protein eL24 RPL24A (Ribosomal 60S subunit protein L24A; forms two bridges within ribosome, stimulates translation initiation and elongation; homologous to mammalian ribosomal protein L24, no bacterial homolog; RPL24A has a paralog, RPL24B, that arose from the whole genome duplication); this encodes MKVEIDSFSGAKIYPGRGTLFVRGDSKIFRFQNSKSASLFKQRKNPRRIAWTVLFRKHHKKGITEEVAKKRSRKTVKAQRPITGASLDLIKERRSLKPEVRKANREEKLKANKEKKKAEKAARKAEKAKSAGTQSSKFSKQQAKGAFQKVAATSR
- the RPL30 gene encoding 60S ribosomal protein eL30 RPL30 (Ribosomal 60S subunit protein L30; involved in pre-rRNA processing in the nucleolus; autoregulates splicing of its transcript; homologous to mammalian ribosomal protein L30, no bacterial homolog): MAPVKSQESINQKLALVIKSGKYTLGYKSTVKSLRQGKSKLIIIAANTPVLRKSELEYYAMLSKTKVYYFQGGNNELGTAVGKLFRVGVVSILEAGDSDILTTLA
- the CGR1 gene encoding Cgr1p (Protein involved in nucleolar integrity and processing of pre-rRNA; has a role in processing rRNA for the 60S ribosome subunit; transcript is induced in response to cytotoxic stress but not genotoxic stress; relocalizes from nucleus to nucleolus upon DNA replication stress) translates to MVNETGESQKAAKGTPVSGKVWKAEKTPLRAKSRVVKNKKLTSWELKKQKRLEDKQFKERLKALKDEKEEARQAKITMLKERREKKEENERYERLAAKMHAKKVERMRRREKRNKALKER